From Oreochromis aureus strain Israel breed Guangdong linkage group 4, ZZ_aureus, whole genome shotgun sequence, a single genomic window includes:
- the sstr3 gene encoding somatostatin receptor type 5: protein MGDASYSGLEMTAETWENGSFASPSPGLPLFPLMFNDSDLNDTLFNSTNSTAPDAFSGPSVAGVLIPLIYIIVCIIGLGGNTLVIHIVLHYSKIESVTNIYILNLAIADELFMLGLPFLAVQNTLQSWPFGSFMCRLVMTVDSINQFTSIFCLTVMSIDRYLAVVHPIRSSKWRRPQVAKVVNGTVWALSFLVVLPVVIFANIQKAGGTCNIAWPQPANIWRAAFIIYTSTVGFFCPLLIICLCYLLIVFKIRSSGKKVHATSTKRRKSERKVTRMVVIVVAVFVFCWLPFYALNIINLLVALPPEYQGLYYFVVVLGYANSCANPIVYGFLSDNFKRGFRKALCRSTRKVENHEPLEHQQQDEGRRALMPRESLRRAIRDEEDDDEEVVSEMTEIYRIAQNGNSSYQLQSSQPLFLEKGATPGVTELASPDRRDNTGDAKGKDANGATLTVPLLLNGTKSGSTKTLPEENLEPSASLEISYL from the coding sequence ATGGGTGACGCGTCATATTCCGGCCTGGAGATGACGGCTGAGACGTGGGAGAACGGCAGCTTTGCGAGCCCCTCGCCGGGTCTCCCACTGTTTCCGCTCATGTTCAATGACAGCGATCTGAACGACACGCTGTTTAACTCCACCAACTCCACCGCCCCTGATGCCTTCTCGGGTCCCAGCGTGGCAGGGGTCCTCATCCCACTCATTTACATAATCGTTTGCATCATCGGCCTGGGCGGCAACACTTTAGTGATTCACattgttttgcactactcaaaGATAGAGTCCGTGACAAACATCTATATTCTCAACCTGGCCATCGCCGACGAACTCTTCATGCTCGGCCTGCCTTTCCTGGCGGTGCAGAACACACTCCAGTCATGGCCCTTCGGCTCCTTCATGTGCCGACTGGTCATGACTGTCGACTCCATCAACCAGTTCACCAGCATCTTCTGCCTGACCGTAATGAGCATCGATCGCTACCTCGCCGTGGTCCACCCCATTCGGTCTTCTAAGTGGCGACGCCCTCAGGTGGCCAAAGTGGTGAATGGCACAGTGTGGGCACTGTCATTCCTTGTTGTTCTGCCAGTGGTCATCTTTGCTAACATCCAGAAAGCAGGAGGCACCTGTAACATCGCCTGGCCCCAGCCGGCTAACATCTGGAGGGCTGCTTTCATCATTTACACCTCCACCGTTGGATTCTTCTGCCCTCTTCTCATCATCTGCCTTTGCTACCTGCTCATCGTCTTCAAGATCCGCAGCTCGGGGAAGAAAGTCCACGCCACCTCAACCAAGCGGAGGAAGTCGGAGCGGAAAGTGACACGCATGGTTGtgattgttgttgctgtgtttgttttctgctgGTTACCTTTCTATGCCCTCAACATCATCAACTTGCTGGTGGCTCTGCCACCAGAGTACCAGGGCCTTTACTATTTTGTCGTAGTGCTCGGTTATGCTAACAGCTGCGCCAACCCTATCGTCTACGGCTTCCTGTCAGACAACTTCAAGAGGGGTTTCCGGAAAGCCCTCTGCCGCTCCACAAGGAAGGTGGAGAACCACGAGCCCCTGGAGCACCAGCAGCAGGACGAGGGCAGGAGGGCGCTCATGCCCAGAGAGAGCCTGAGACGAGCAATCAGGGACGAAGAGGACGATGATGAAGAGGTGGTTTCAGAAATGACTGAGATATACAGAATCGCCCAGAATGGAAACAGCAGCTACCAGCTGCAGAGCTCGCAGCCGTTATTCTTAGAGAAAGGAGCGACGCCTGGAGTCACAGAGCTGGCGTCCCCAGATAGGAGGGATAACACGGGGGATGCGAAAGGGAAAGATGCCAATGGGGCCACCCTCACTGTCCCACTGCTTCTCAACGGAACCAAGAGTGGGAGCACTAAAACGCTACCAGAGGAAAACTTGGAACCAAGTGCCTCATTGGAGATAAGTTACCTATAG